A part of Capsicum annuum cultivar UCD-10X-F1 chromosome 6, UCD10Xv1.1, whole genome shotgun sequence genomic DNA contains:
- the LOC107873479 gene encoding uncharacterized protein LOC107873479, which produces MEVSGNIRPNRSDVHVSKEEEAKIEETTREYFDGIAPKRHTKPQRSEYSSTYVDQMNTTPSDGTIIPENLEFQRLENDTQKLVYNGSGQVTEEFVETEYYKDLNCVDKQHHTTGTGFIKVGNGNGNTFNIGVDSGTDSSHVYKGNPATNDWIPSPVDEVGFISDKPNRSDN; this is translated from the exons ATGGAAGTGAGTGGAAATATCAGACCAAATAGAAGTGATGTGCATGTATCAAAAGAGGaagaagcaaagatagaggagaCAACAAGGGAGTATTTTGATGGCATTGCACCAAAGAGACATACTAAGCCTCAAAGAAGTGAATATTCTTCTACTTATGTTGATCAAATGAATACGACTCCTTCTGATGGTACAATTATCCCTGAAAATCTTGAATTCCAACGTCTTGAGAATGATACTCAG AAATTGGTTTATAATGGAAGTGGCCAAGTGACAGAGGAATTTGTGGAAACAGAGTATTACAAAGATCTCAATTGCGTTGACAAGCAGCACCACACG ACAGGAACAGGATTTATCAAGGTGGGGAATGGAAATGGGAACACTTTCAATATAGGAGTTGATTCCGGTACTGATTCAAGCCATGTTTACAAGGGGAATCCAGCTACGAATGATTGGATTCCATCTCCTGTTGATGAG GTTGGTTTTATCTCAGACAAACCAAACAGAAGTGATAACTGA